One part of the Dyadobacter sp. 676 genome encodes these proteins:
- a CDS encoding Gfo/Idh/MocA family oxidoreductase, with amino-acid sequence MTTHTIGIIMNGVTGRMGTNQHLLRSIKAIIEQGGVKISSDEAIMPDPILVGRNEAKLQALCKQSGVQKYTTDLDSVMSDPHYQIYFDAQVTGRRAAAVKKAIQAGKHIYCEKPTGTTTEEALELYDLATKAGLKNGVVQDKLWLPGLVKLKRLMEAGFFGKVLSVRGEFGYWVFEGTSIPAQRPSWNYRKEDDGGIIVDMLCHWRYVLDNLFGKVKAVSCLGATHIPERVDENGNTYKCTADDACYATFELESDVIAHFNSSWTVRVRRDDLLTLQVDGTHGSAVAGLRDCYIQHYGNTPKPVWNPDIPQPIPFFDGWSKVPEQEIYDNAFKAQWELFLKHIVKDTPFPWDLKAGARGVQLAEKGLESWEKRQWVDVEEL; translated from the coding sequence ATGACAACACATACCATTGGCATTATCATGAACGGCGTAACCGGCCGTATGGGTACCAACCAGCATTTATTGCGCTCCATCAAAGCCATTATCGAACAAGGCGGCGTGAAGATTTCTTCCGATGAAGCGATTATGCCGGACCCGATCCTGGTGGGCCGCAACGAGGCCAAGCTCCAGGCGCTTTGCAAACAGTCGGGCGTTCAGAAATACACGACCGACCTCGATTCGGTGATGTCCGATCCGCATTATCAAATCTATTTTGATGCGCAGGTGACCGGTCGGCGTGCGGCGGCTGTGAAAAAGGCCATTCAGGCTGGAAAGCATATTTATTGTGAAAAACCGACCGGTACTACTACCGAAGAGGCATTGGAACTGTATGATCTTGCTACGAAGGCCGGTTTGAAAAACGGTGTGGTACAGGATAAACTCTGGCTGCCGGGTTTGGTAAAACTAAAAAGACTGATGGAAGCCGGCTTCTTCGGAAAAGTCCTTTCGGTACGCGGCGAGTTTGGTTACTGGGTTTTCGAAGGGACCAGCATTCCGGCCCAACGGCCTTCGTGGAACTACCGCAAGGAAGACGACGGCGGTATTATCGTGGATATGCTTTGCCACTGGCGTTACGTACTCGATAACCTGTTCGGAAAAGTAAAAGCCGTTTCCTGTCTGGGCGCAACGCACATTCCCGAGCGCGTGGACGAGAATGGTAACACGTATAAATGTACGGCCGACGATGCCTGCTACGCCACCTTCGAGCTGGAAAGCGACGTGATTGCCCATTTCAACTCTTCGTGGACGGTGCGCGTGCGCCGCGACGACCTGCTCACGCTGCAAGTGGACGGAACGCATGGCTCCGCTGTCGCCGGTCTGCGCGACTGCTACATCCAACATTACGGCAACACGCCGAAGCCCGTCTGGAACCCCGACATTCCACAGCCGATCCCGTTCTTCGACGGCTGGTCGAAAGTGCCTGAGCAGGAGATTTACGACAACGCGTTCAAGGCGCAATGGGAGCTCTTCCTCAAACACATTGTAAAAGACACCCCTTTTCCATGGGATCTGAAAGCGGGTGCCCGTGGTGTGCAGCTCGCCGAGAAGGGCCTCGAAAGTTGGGAAAAACGCCAATGGGTTGATGTGGAGGAACTATGA
- a CDS encoding 3-ketoacyl-ACP reductase, translating into MKKTALITGGSRGIGFGIARALAKEGYNLAINGVRDEAGAAAALNELRELGAEVAYCQGSIADAADREAIIEKAYSVFGQINLLVNNAGIAPRVRLDVLETTIGNYREVMTTNLEGPFFFTQAIGKRMAAAKQDNHAFEAAIIFVTSISATVASVNRGEYCISKAGLAMTNLLFAVRMAEYNIPVYEIRPGIIATDMTSKVQEKYDNLFQSGIALQPRWGTPEDVGKAVASLTRGDFPYSTGQVIGVDGGMLIDRL; encoded by the coding sequence ATGAAAAAGACCGCATTAATCACCGGCGGAAGCCGTGGCATCGGCTTTGGCATTGCCAGGGCGCTAGCCAAAGAAGGATATAACCTGGCCATCAACGGCGTCCGCGACGAAGCCGGCGCTGCGGCGGCACTCAATGAATTGCGGGAGCTCGGCGCCGAAGTAGCCTATTGCCAGGGAAGCATCGCCGATGCCGCCGACCGCGAAGCCATTATCGAAAAGGCCTATTCCGTTTTCGGGCAGATCAACCTGCTTGTCAATAACGCCGGCATAGCGCCCCGCGTAAGGCTCGATGTTCTCGAAACGACCATCGGGAATTACCGGGAAGTAATGACGACCAATCTCGAAGGCCCGTTCTTTTTTACCCAAGCTATCGGCAAACGTATGGCGGCGGCGAAACAGGACAACCATGCATTCGAAGCAGCGATCATTTTCGTCACATCCATCTCGGCTACCGTGGCATCCGTCAATCGGGGTGAATATTGTATTTCAAAAGCCGGGCTTGCGATGACCAACCTGCTTTTCGCCGTGCGGATGGCCGAGTACAATATTCCGGTTTATGAAATCCGTCCGGGTATTATTGCTACGGACATGACTTCCAAAGTACAGGAGAAATACGACAACCTGTTCCAAAGCGGCATTGCATTGCAGCCGCGCTGGGGCACGCCGGAGGACGTCGGCAAGGCAGTGGCTTCGCTAACAAGAGGCGATTTCCCCTACTCCACCGGCCAGGTAATCGGCGTGGACGGCGGAATGCTGATCGACAGATTGTAA